The proteins below are encoded in one region of Meriones unguiculatus strain TT.TT164.6M chromosome 18, Bangor_MerUng_6.1, whole genome shotgun sequence:
- the Tmem127 gene encoding transmembrane protein 127 — protein sequence MYAPGGAGLPGGRRRRTPGSGALPKQPERSLASALPGALSITALCTALAEPAWLHIHGGTCSRQELGVSDVLGYVHPDLLKDFCMNPQTVLLLRVIAAFCFLGILCSLSAFLLDVFGPKHPALKITRRYAFAHILTVLQCATVIGFSYWASELILALQQQHKKYHGSQVYVTFAVSFYLVAGAGGASILATAANLLRHYPTEEEEQALELLSEMEENDPYPAEYEVINQFQPPPAYTP from the exons ATGTATGCCCCTGGAGGCGCAGGGCTGCCGGGAGGGCGCCGGCGGAGAACCCCGGGAAGCGGCGCTCTGCCCAAGCAGCCGGAGCGGAGCCTGGCCTCGGCCCTGCCTGGCGCCCTGTCCATCACGGCACTGTGCACTGCCCTCGCGGAGCCCGCTTGGTTGCACATCCACGGAGGCACCTGTTCCCGCCAGGAGCTGGGGGTCTCGGACGTGCTGGGCTACGTGCACCCGGATCTGCTGAAAG ATTTCTGCATGAACCCCCAGACAGTGCTGCTCCTGAGGGTCATTGCTGCCTTCTGCTTCCTGGGCATTCTGTGTAGTCTCTCTGCATTCCTTTTGGATGTCTTTGGGCCCAAGCACCCAGCTCTGAAGATTACCCGTCGCTATGCCTTCGCTCATATCCTCACAG TCCTACAGTGTGCTACCGTCATTGGTTTTTCCTACTGGGCTTCGGAGCTCATCTTGGCTCTGCAGCAACAGCATAAGAAGTACCACGGCTCCCAGGTCTACGTCACCTTTGCTGTTAGCTTCTACCTGGTTGCGGGAGCTGGTGGAGCCTCAATCCTGGCTACCGCAGCCAACCTCCTGCGCCACTACCCaacagaggaggaagaacaaGCACTGGAGCTACTATCCGAGATGGAGGAGAATGACCCTTACCCAGCAGAGTACGAGGTCATCAACCAGTTCCAGCCGCCCCCTGCCTATACACCCTAA
- the Ciao1 gene encoding probable cytosolic iron-sulfur protein assembly protein CIAO1, protein MKDSLVLQSRVPAHPDSRCWFLAWNPTGTLLASCGGDRKIRIWGTEGDSWVCKSVLSDGHQRTVRKVAWSPCGNFLASASFDATTCIWKKNQDDFECVTTLEGHENEVKSVAWAPSGNLLATCSRDKSVWVWEVDEEDEYECVSVLNSHTQDVKHVVWHPSQELLASASYDDTVKLYQEEGDDWVCCATLEGHESTVWSLAFDPSGQRLASCSDDRTVRIWRQYLPGNEQGVACSGSDPSWKCICTLSGFHTRTIYDVAWCQLTGALATACGDDAIRVFEEDPGSDPQQPTFSLTAHLRQAHSQDVNCVAWNPKEAGLLASCSDDGEVAFWEYHQPAGL, encoded by the exons ATGAAGGATTCCCTGGTGCTGCAGAGCCGCGTCCCGGCGCACCCGGACTCCCGCTGCTGGTTCTTGGCCTGGAACCCCACCGGGACCCTGTTGGCCTCGTGCGGCGGCGACCGTAAAATCCGCATCTGGGGCACCGAGG GTGACAGTTGGGTTTGCAAGTCTGTCCTTTCTGACGGCCATCAGCGCACCGTAAGGAAAGTGGCCTGGTCCCCCTGTGGAAattttctggcctctgccagcTTTGATGCTACCACTTGCATTTGGAAGAAGAACCAGGATGACTTTGAG TGTGTAACCACTCTCGAGGGGCATGAAAATGAGGTCAAATCTGTGGCTTGGGCCCCATCTGGCAACCTCTTGGCTACCTGCAGCAGAGATAAGAGTGTGTGGGTCTGGGAAG TTGACGAAGAAGATGAGTACGAATGTGTCAGTGTCCTCAACTCTCATACACAGGACGTTAAGCATGTGGTTTGGCACCCGAGCCAAGAG CTTTTAGCTTCTGCCAGCTACGATGACACAGTGAAGCTGTACCAAGAAGAAGGGGATGACTGGGTCTGCTGTGCCACTCTTGAAGGTCATGAGTCCACTGTGTGGAGCTTGGCCTTTGACCCCAGTGGCCAGCGTCTGGCATCTTGTAGTGATGACCGTACTGTGCGCATCTGGCGACAGTATCTACCAGGAAATGAACAAG GAGTGGCATGCAGTGGCTCTGACCCCAGCTGGAAGTGCATCTGCACTTTGTCGGGCTTCCACACCAGGACCATTTACGACGTTGCTTG GTGTCAGCTGACAGGGGCCCTGGCTACAGCTTGTGGAGATGATGCCATCCGAGTGTTTGAGGAGGATCCGGGCTCAGATCCACAGCAGCCCACCTTCTCTTTGACAGCCCATCTGCGTCAGGCCCATTCCCAGGATGTCAACTGTGTGGCTTGGAATCCCAAGGAGGCAGGGCTCCTGGCTTCTTGTAGTGATGACGGGGAGGTGGCCTTTTGGGAGTATCACCAGCCTGCAGGCCTCTGA
- the Snrnp200 gene encoding U5 small nuclear ribonucleoprotein 200 kDa helicase encodes MADVTARSLQYEYKANSNLVLQADRSLIDRTRRDEPTGEVLSLVGKLEGTRMGDKAQRTKPQMQEERRAKRRKRDEDRHDINKMKGYTLLSEGIDEMVGIIYKPKTKETRETYEVLLSFIQAALGDQPRDILCGAADEVLAVLKNEKLRDKERRREIDLLLGQTDDTRYHVLVNLGKKITDYGGDKEIQNMDDNIDETYGVNVQFESDEEEGDEDVYGEVREEASDDDMEGDEAVVRCTLSANLVASGELMSSKKKDLHPRDIDAFWLQRQLSRFYDDAIVSQKKADEVLEILKTASDDRECENQLVLLLGFNTFDFIKVLRQHRMMILYCTLLASAQSEAEKERIMGKMEADPELSKFLYQLHETEKEDLIREERSRRERVRQSRMDTDLETMDLDQGGEALAPRQVLDLEDLVFTQGSHFMANKRCQLPDGSFRRQRKGYEEVHVPALKPKPFGSEEQLLPVEKLPKYAQAGFEGFKTLNRIQSKLYRAALETDENLLLCAPTGAGKTNVALMCMLREIGKHINMDGTINVDDFKIIYIAPMRSLVQEMVGSFGKRLATYGITVAELTGDHQLCKEEISATQIIVCTPEKWDIITRKGGERTYTQLVRLIVLDEIHLLHDDRGPVLEALVARAIRNIEMTQEDVRLIGLSATLPNYEDVATFLRVDPAKGLFYFDNSFRPVPLEQTYVGITEKKAIKRFQIMNEIVYEKIMEHAGKNQVLVFVHSRKETGKTARAIRDMCLEKDTLGLFLREGSASTEVLRTEAEQCKNLELKDLLPYGFAIHHAGMTRVDRTLVEDLFADKHIQVLVSTATLAWGVNLPAHTVIIKGTQVYSPEKGRWTELGALDILQMLGRAGRPQYDTKGEGILITSHGELQYYLSLLNQQLPIESQMVSKLPDMLNAEIVLGNVQNAKDAVNWLGYAYLYIRMLRSPTLYGISHDDLKGDPLLDQRRLDLVHTAALMLDKNNLVKYDKKTGNFQVTELGRIASHYYITNDTVQTYNQLLKPTLSEIELFRVFSLSSEFKNITVREEEKLELQKLLERVPIPVKESIEEPSAKINVLLQAFISQLKLEGFALMADMVYVTQSAGRLMRAIFEIVLNRGWAQLTDKTLNLCKMIDKRMWQSMCPLRQFRKLPEEVVKKIEKKNFPFERLYDLNHNEIGELIRMPKMGKTIHKYVHLFPKLELSVHLQPITRSTLKVELTITPDFQWDEKVHGSSEAFWILVEDVDSEVILHHEYFLLKAKYAQDEHLITFFVPVFEPLPPQYFIRVVSDRWLSCETQLPVSFRHLILPEKYPPPTELLDLQPLPVSALRNSAFESLYQDKFPFFNPIQTQVFNTVYNSDDNVFVGAPTGSGKTICAEFAILRMLLQNSEGRCVYITPMEALAEQVYMDWYEKFQDRLNKKVVLLTGETSTDLKLLGKGNIIISTPEKWDILSRRWKQRKNVQNINLFVVDEVHLIGGENGPVLEVICSRMRYISSQIERPIRIAALSSSLSNAKDVAHWLGCSATSTFNFHPNVRPVPLELHIQGFNISHTQTRLLSMAKPVYHAITKHSPKKPVIVFVPSRKQTRLTAIDILTTCAADIQRQRFLHCTEKDLIPYLEKLSDSTLKETLLNGVGYLHEGLSPMERRLVEQLFSSGAIQVVVASRSLCWGMNVAAHLVIIMDTQYYNGKIHAYVDYPIYDVLQMVGHANRPLQDDEGRCVIMCQGSKKDFFKKFLYEPLPVESHLDHCMHDHFNAEIVTKTIENKQDAVDYLTWTFLYRRMTQNPNYYNLQGISHRHLSDHLSELVEQTLSDLEQSKCISIEDEMDVAPLNLGMIAAYYYINYTTIELFSMSLNAKTKVRGLIEIISNAAEYENIPIRHHEDNLLRQLAQKVPHKLNNPKFNDPHVKTNLLLQAHLSRMQLSAELQSDTEEILSKAIRLIQACVDVLSSNGWLSPALAAMELAQMVTQAMWSKDSYLKQLPHFTSEHIKRCTDKGVESVFDIMEMEDEERNALLQLTDSQIADVARFCNRYPNIELSYEVVDKDSIRSGGPVVVLVQLEREEEVTGPVIAPLFPQKREEGWWVVIGDAKSNSLISIKRLTLQQKAKVKLDFVAPATGGHNYTLYFMSDAYMGCDQEYKFSVDVKEAETDSDSD; translated from the exons GAAGGTGATGAAGATGTGTATGGGGAAGTCCGAGAAGAAGCTTCTGATGATGACATGGAAGGGGACGAGGCTGTAGTGCGCTGTACCCTCTCGGCTAAT CTTGTAGCCTCAGGCGAACTGATGAGCTCTAAGAAGAAGGATTTGCACCCTCGGGACATCGATGCCTTCTGGCTGCAGCGACAGCTCAGTCGTTTCTATGATGATGCCATTGTGTCACAGAAGAAGGCGGATGAGGTGTTGGAGATTTTGAAG ACAGCAAGTGATGACCGAGAATGTGAGAACCAGCTGGTTCTGCTCCTTGGTTTCAACACTTTTGACTTCATTAAAGTATTGCGGCAGCACAGGATGATGA TTTTGTACTGTACCTTGTTGGCCAGTGCTCAAAGCGAAGCTGAAAAGGAAAGGATCATGGGAAAGATGGAAGCTGATCCAGAGCTATCAAAGTTCCTCTATCAGCTCCATGAGACTGAGAAGGAAGACCTGATCAGA GAAGAACGGTCCCGGAGAGAAAGAGTCCGTCAGTCCCGAATGGACACAGATCTGGAAACGATGGATTTGGACCAGGGTGGAGAG gctctggctccacGGCAGGTTCTGGATTTGGAGGACCTTGTTTTTACCCAAGGGAGCCACTTCATGGCCAACAAACGCTGCCAGCTTCCTGACGGGTCCTTCCGACGCCAGCGCAAGGGCTATGAAGAGGTGCACGTGCCTGCTTTGAAGCCCAAGCCCTTTGGCTCAGAAGAA CAACTGCTCCCAGTGGAGAAGCTGCCAAAGTATGCCCAGGCAGGATTTGAGGGCTTCAAAACATTGAACCGGATCCAGAGTAAACTCTATCGTGCTGCCTTGGAGACAGATGAGAATTTGCTGCTCTGTGCTCCTACT GGTGCCGGGAAGACCAATGTGGCCCTGATGTGTATGCTCCGAGAGATAGGGAAACACATCAACATGGATGGCACCATCAATGTGGATGACTTCAAGATCATCTACATCGCTCCTATGCGGTCCTTGGTGCAGGAGATGGTGGGCAGTTTTGGAAAG CGCCTGGCCACGTATGGCATCACTGTTGCTGAGCTGACTGGGGATCACCAGCTGTGCAAGGAGGAAATCAGTGCCACACAGATCATTGTCTGCACCCCTGAGAAGTGGGACATCATCACACGGAAGGGCGGGGAGCGCACCTATACCCAGCTGGTGCGGCTCATTGTCCTG GATGAGATCCATCTTCTGCATGATGACAGAGGTCCTGTCTTAGAAGCTTTGGTGGCCAGGGCCATCCGAAACATTGAGATGACCCAAGAGGATGTCCGACTCATTGGTCTCAGTGCTACCCTCCCCAACTATGAAGATGTGGCCACCTTTCTGCGTGTTGACCCTGCCAAGGGCCTCTTCTACTTTGACAACAG CTTCCGCCCAGTACCTCTGGAACAGACATACGTGGGCATCACAGAGAAAAAAGCTATCAAACGTTTCCAGATCATGAATGAAATAGTCTATGAGAAAATCATGGAGCATGCTGGAAAAAATCAG GTGCTGGTGTTTGTCCACTCTCGCAAAGAAACTGGGAAGACAGCTAGGGCAATCCGTGACATGTGCCTGGAGAAGGACACCTTGGGTCTGTTTCTTCGAGAGGGTTCTGCCTCCACTGAAGTCCTTCGTACAGAAGCAGAACAGTGCAAG AACTTGGAGCTGAAGGATCTTTTGCCCTATGGCTTTGCTATTCATCATGCAGGCATGACCAGAGTTGACCGAACACTTGTAGAAGATCTTTTTGCTGACAAACATATTCAG GTTTTAGTTTCCACAGCAACTCTGGCTTGGGGTGTAAATCTCCCCGCACATACAGTCATCATCAAAGGCACCCAAGTGTACAGCCCAGAGAAGGGGCGCTGGACAGAGCTGGGAGCACTGGATATTCTGCAG ATGCTGGGCCGTGCTGGACGACCCCAGTATGACACCAAGGGTGAAGGTATACTCATCACATCTCATGGGGAACTTCAGTACTACCTCTCCCTCCTCAACCAGCAACTTCCTATTGAGAGCCAGATGGTATCAAAGCTGCCTGACATGCTCAATGCGGAAATTGTGCTGGGGAATGTCCAGAATGCAAAG GATGCCGTGAACTGGCTCGGCTATGCCTACCTGTACATCCGAATGCTCCGATCCCCTACCCTCTATGGCATCTCTCATGATGACCTCAAGGGAGATCCCTTGCTGGACCAGCGCCGACTAGATCTTGTTCACACTGCTGCCTTGATGCTGGACAAGAACAATCTGGTCAAGTACGACAAGAAGACAGGCAATTTCCAG GTGACAGAACTTGGCCGGATAGCCAGTCACTACTATATCACCAATGATACTGTGCAAACCTACAACCAGCTGCTGAAGCCCACTCTGAGTGAGATTGAGCTTTTCCGAGTGTTCTCCTTGTCCTCAGAGTTCAAGAACATCACTGTAAGAGAG GAGGAGAAACTGGAGCTGCAGAAGTTGCTGGAGAGGGTGCCCATTCCTGTAAAGGAAAGCATCGAGGAACCCAGTGCCAAG ATCAATGTGCTTCTTCAAGCCTTCATCTCACAGCTGAAACTGGAGGGCTTTGCACTGATGGCTGACATGGTGTACGTGACCCAG TCCGCTGGCCGGTTGATGCGTGCAATCTTTGAAATTGTCCTGAACCGAGGTTGGGCTCAGCTTACAGATAAGACCCTGAATCTCTGCAAGATGATCGACAAACGCAT GTGGCAGTCCATGTGTCCTCTTCGCCAGTTCCGTAAACTTCCTGAGGAGGTAGTGAAGAAGATTGAGAAGAAAAACTTCCCCTTTGAGCGGCTGTATGACTTGAACCATAATGAGATAG GTGAGCTTATTCGAATGCCGAAGATGGGGAAGACCATCCACAAGTATGTCCATCTTTTCCCTAAGTTGGAGTTGTCAGTGCACCTGCAGCCTATTACGCGCTCTACCCTGAAAGTGGAGCTGACCATCACACCAGATTTCCAGTGGGATGAAAAG GTCCATGGTTCATCAGAGGCATTTTGGATTCTGGTAGAGGATGTGGACAGCGAGGTGATTCTGCACCATGAATATTTTCTACTGAAAGCCAAGTATGCCCAGGATGAGCACCTCATCACATTCTTTGTTCCAGTCTTCGAACCATTGCCCCCTCAGTACTTCATCCGAGTGGTGTCTGACCGCTGGCTCT CTTGTGAAACCCAGCTGCCTGTCTCCTTCCGGCACCTGATCCTACCAGAGAAGTACCCACCTCCAACTGAATTGTTGGACCTGCAGCCATTGCCTGTATCTGCTCTAAGAAACAGTGCTTTTGAGAGCCTTTACCAAGATAAATTTCCTTTCTTCAATCCCATCCAGACTCAAG TGTTTAATACTGTGTACAACAGCGATGATAATGTGTTTGTGGGGGCCCCCACGGGCAGTGGGAAGACCATCTGTGCAGAGTTTGCTATCCTGCGGATGCTACTGCAGAATTCTGAGGGGCGCTGTGTCTATATTACCCCCATGGAGGCTCTGGCAGAGCAG GTGTACATGGACTGGTATGAGAAATTTCAGGACAGGCTCAACAAGAAGGTGGTGCTGCTGACGGGGGAGACCAGCACAGACCTGAAGCTTCTGGGCAAAGGCAACATCATCATCAGTACCCCTGAGAAGTGGGACATCCTCTCCAGGAGGTGGAAGCAGCGCAAGAACGTCCAGAACATTAACCTCTTCGTGGTGGATGAGGTCCACCTCATTGGGGGCGAGAATGGG cCTGTCTTGGAAGTGATCTGCTCCCGGATGCGCTACATCTCCTCGCAGATTGAGCGGCCCATTCGAATTGCTGCACTGAGCTCCTCACTCTCCAATGCCAAGGACGTGGCTCACTGGCTGGGCTGCAGTGCCACCTCCACCTTCAACTTCCACCCTAATGTGCGTCCTGTACCTTTGGAGCTGCATATCCAG GGCTTCAACATCAGTCACACACAGACTCGCCTGCTGTCTATGGCCAAGCCTGTGTACCATGCTATCACCAAGCACTCACCTAAGAAGCCCGTCATTGTTTTTGTCCCATCTCGCAAGCAGACCCGCCTTACTGCAATAGACATCCTCACTACCTGTGCAGCAGACATCCAGCGGCAGAG GTTCTTGCACTGTACTGAGAAGGATCTGATCCCTTACCTGGAGAAGCTGAGTGACAGCACACTGAAGGAAACACTATTAAATGGGGTGGGCTACCTGCATGAAGGGCTGAGTCCCATGGAGAGGCGCCTAGTAGAGCAACTCTTCAGCTCAG GGGCTATCCAGGTGGTTGTGGCTTCTCGAAGTCTCTGCTGGGGCATGAATGTTGCTGCGCATCTAGTGATCATCATGGATACTCAGTACTACAATGGCAAGATCCATGC CTATGTAGATTACCCCATCTACGATGTGCTTCAGATGGTGGGCCATGCCAACCGCCCCCTGCAGGATGATGAGGGGCGCTGCGTCATCATGTGTCAGGGCTCCAAAAAG gattttttcaaaaaatttttatATGAGCCATTGCCAGTAGAGTCTCACCTGGACCACTGTATGCATGACCACTTCAATGCTGAGATTGTTACCAAGACCATTGAGAACAAGCAGGATGCTGTGGACTACCTCACCTGGACCTTTCTGTATCGCCGAATGACACAGAACCCCAATTACTACAACCTGCAGG GCATATCCCATCGTCATCTGTCTGACCATCTGTCAGAGCTGGTGGAGCAGACCCTCAGTGACCTGGAGCAGTCCAAGTGCATCAGCATCGAGGATGAGATGGATGTGGCGCCTCTGAATCTGGGCATGATTGCTGCCTACTATTACATAAACTACACCACCATTG AGCTCTTCAGCATGTCTCTAAACGCCAAAACCAAGGTTCGAGGACTTATTGAGATTATTTCCAATGCGGCGGAGTATGAGAACATTCCAATCAGACATCATGAAGACAACCTGCTGCGCCAG TTGGCTCAGAAGGTCCCCCACAAGCTGAATAACCCCAAGTTCAATGACCCACATGTGAAGACCAACTTGCTGCTGCAGGCTCACCTGTCCCGCATGCAGCTGAGTGCTGAACTGCAGTCAGACACAGAGGAGATCCTCAGTAAG GCAATCCGGCTCATTCAGGCCTGTGTAGATGTACTCTCTAGCAATGGGTGGCTCAGCCCAGCTCTGGCAGCCATGGAACTGGCTCAGATGGTCACCCAAGCCATGTGGTCTAAGGACTCTTACCTGAAGCAGCTGCCACACTTCACCTCAGAGCATATCAAACGTTGCACAGATAAG GGAGTGGAGAGTGTTTTTGACATCATGGAAATGGAGGATGAAGAGCGGAATGCACTGCTTCAGTTGACTGACAGCCAGATTGCGGATGTGGCCCGCTTCTGTAACCGCTATCCAAATATCGAACTGTCCTATGAAGTGGTGGATAAAGACAGCATCCGCAG TGGTGGGCCAGTTGTGGTTCTGGTGCAactggagagagaggaggaagtcaCGGGCCCTGTCATTGCACCTCTCTTCCCACAG AAACGTGAAGAGGGCTGGTGGGTTGTGATTGGAGACGCCAAGTCTAACAGCCTCATCTCCATCAAGAGGCTGACCCTGCAGCAGAAAGCCAAG GTGAAGCTTGACTTTGTGGCCCCAGCCACAGGTGGCCACAACTACACCCTGTACTTCATGAGTGACGCTTACATGGGATGTGACCAGGAGTATAAATTCAGTGTGGATGTGAAGGAAGCTGAGACAGACAGTGATTCAGATTGA